From a region of the Nonlabens dokdonensis DSW-6 genome:
- the rpmF gene encoding 50S ribosomal protein L32: MAHPKRKISKTRRDKRRTHYKASVPQIATDSTTGEAHLYHRAHWHEGKLYYRGNVLIDKTEVAEA, encoded by the coding sequence ATGGCGCATCCTAAGAGAAAAATCTCGAAAACGAGAAGAGACAAAAGAAGAACTCACTACAAAGCTTCAGTTCCTCAAATTGCTACAGATTCAACAACTGGTGAAGCTCACCTTTATCACAGAGCTCACTGGCACGAAGGTAAATTATACTACAGAGGTAATGTACTTATCGATAAAACTGAAGTAGCAGAAGCTTAA
- a CDS encoding YceD family protein: MELKAFMISFAGLKQGKHQFKYEVDNTFFENFGFEEFNSSSITVEAQLDKRNTIMDLLLEAQGSVNVNCDVTNEPFDLEINASMDLVIKFGEAFNDDNEELLILSHGDYEFNIAQYVYEMIVLSIPQKRVHPGVEDGSLESDVLEKLEELSVSDPEENKNKEIDPRWEALKKLKTDNNL, translated from the coding sequence ATGGAACTCAAAGCTTTTATGATATCCTTTGCCGGATTAAAGCAAGGTAAACACCAGTTTAAGTACGAGGTCGATAATACGTTTTTTGAAAATTTTGGATTTGAAGAATTTAACAGTTCATCAATTACTGTTGAAGCGCAATTAGATAAAAGAAATACCATCATGGATCTTTTATTAGAAGCTCAAGGTTCTGTAAATGTCAATTGTGATGTTACTAATGAGCCTTTTGATCTTGAGATTAATGCTTCGATGGATTTGGTGATTAAATTTGGAGAAGCTTTTAATGATGATAATGAAGAGTTATTAATTTTATCACACGGCGATTATGAGTTTAACATAGCTCAATATGTGTATGAAATGATCGTGCTCTCCATTCCTCAAAAGAGAGTTCATCCAGGTGTTGAGGACGGCTCATTAGAGTCAGACGTCTTAGAAAAACTAGAAGAATTAAGTGTTTCAGATCCAGAAGAGAATAAAAATAAAGAAATAGATCCCAGATGGGAAGCATTAAAGAAATTAAAAACGGATAATAACTTATAG
- the pdxA gene encoding 4-hydroxythreonine-4-phosphate dehydrogenase PdxA: MNKEENIKVGMTIGDPNGIGGEIILKAFEDPRMLELFTPVVFASTKLLSYYAKSFGLKTKIHGITSLDQIVHGKFNVLRLIKEPFNVQWGEVNSEAGALAVKSLASATEALKNNEIDVLVTAPINKESIHSEDFSFPGHTDYLNQELEGESLMFMVSNELRVGLLTDHVPVKDVPARINAKVIKTKIGTIKESLKKDFGISKPRIAVLGINPHVGDNGVIGTDDQDTLIPALEELREDGNIIFGPYAADSFFGNKKYQEFDAILASYHDQGLVPFKTIAFGHGVNYTAGLSHVRTSPDHGTGFDIAGKGEAHPESFIAAIHTAIHIYRKRKEYDILNENPLKKLSRKRR; encoded by the coding sequence ATGAATAAGGAAGAGAATATCAAGGTAGGAATGACTATAGGAGACCCAAATGGAATAGGTGGTGAGATAATTTTAAAGGCATTTGAAGATCCTAGAATGCTAGAACTGTTTACTCCAGTTGTTTTTGCTAGCACAAAACTACTCTCTTATTATGCAAAATCCTTTGGGCTTAAGACAAAAATTCATGGTATCACATCCTTAGATCAAATAGTGCATGGAAAATTTAATGTGCTGCGACTTATAAAGGAGCCTTTTAATGTACAATGGGGCGAGGTAAACTCTGAGGCTGGAGCTCTTGCAGTTAAAAGTTTAGCATCAGCAACAGAGGCGTTAAAGAATAATGAAATAGATGTGCTAGTTACAGCTCCTATAAATAAAGAATCTATTCATTCTGAAGATTTCAGTTTTCCAGGTCATACCGATTACTTAAATCAAGAACTTGAAGGTGAAAGTCTAATGTTCATGGTGTCAAATGAACTTAGAGTAGGTTTGCTTACCGACCATGTTCCTGTAAAAGATGTTCCTGCCAGAATTAATGCAAAAGTCATTAAAACTAAAATAGGGACAATAAAAGAGTCGCTTAAAAAGGATTTTGGGATAAGTAAACCTAGGATTGCTGTTTTGGGGATAAATCCTCATGTAGGCGATAATGGAGTAATAGGCACTGACGATCAAGATACGTTGATACCAGCGCTAGAAGAATTGAGGGAAGACGGTAACATCATTTTTGGTCCCTACGCAGCAGATTCTTTTTTTGGAAATAAAAAATATCAAGAGTTCGACGCCATACTAGCAAGTTATCACGATCAAGGGCTGGTGCCTTTTAAAACTATAGCCTTTGGACATGGAGTAAATTATACTGCAGGATTGAGTCATGTAAGAACAAGTCCAGATCACGGTACAGGCTTTGATATTGCAGGAAAAGGAGAGGCACATCCAGAGTCATTTATTGCGGCAATCCATACAGCAATTCATATTTATAGAAAGCGAAAAGAGTATGATATCTTAAATGAAAATCCGCTTAAAAAACTTTCTCGCAAACGAAGATGA
- a CDS encoding riboflavin synthase, with protein sequence MFTGIIESAAEVKEIRKENTNVHLTLSSNLTSELKIDQSVAHNGVCLTVVSINSDQYTVTAIEETLLKTNIKHLEVGDIVNMERAMKMGARLDGHIVQGHVDQTATCTQVLNKDGSWIFSFEYDPTLHNVTIEKGSICINGVSLTVVDSKPNSFSVAIIPYTYEHTGFKTLSKGDIVNLEFDVIGKYVKRLMNL encoded by the coding sequence ATGTTTACAGGAATCATAGAGAGTGCAGCAGAAGTTAAAGAAATTAGAAAAGAAAACACAAATGTCCATCTTACATTAAGCTCTAATTTAACGTCTGAGTTAAAAATTGACCAAAGTGTGGCACACAACGGCGTTTGTCTTACTGTCGTTTCTATAAATAGTGATCAATACACGGTTACCGCAATAGAAGAAACACTTTTGAAAACGAACATTAAACATCTTGAGGTAGGTGATATCGTTAATATGGAACGTGCTATGAAAATGGGTGCGCGACTAGATGGTCATATAGTTCAAGGTCATGTAGATCAAACAGCAACCTGCACTCAAGTGCTAAATAAAGACGGTTCTTGGATTTTCAGTTTTGAATACGATCCTACACTTCATAATGTAACTATTGAAAAAGGCAGTATTTGTATTAATGGAGTGAGTCTTACCGTTGTAGATTCAAAACCTAATAGTTTCTCTGTAGCTATTATTCCTTATACTTACGAGCACACTGGATTTAAGACTCTTTCTAAAGGTGATATAGTAAATCTAGAATTTGATGTAATCGGGAAATACGTGAAAAGATTAATGAATCTTTAA
- a CDS encoding S8 family serine peptidase produces MKYSILKSALFTIAATGFLVSCGSGGAIVSPPIGNIDSTPLKTQELTEEQAKNWKDYDLVTDTIPGMSINKAYTEILKGKKGKTVIVAVIDSGIDVEHEDLDDVIWTNEDEIPNNGKDDDNNGYIDDIHGWNFLGDIVDENLEYERIVRDKAMLPADMVAKAQKEYDKKVEEAAQQKAFYEQQIAAVKGFDAKLEAATGKEDYTLEDVNAVDAGDDQELVQAKGIAGRVFPQYESFKALIGLLQDEVDGLTALLNGDKIKTNYRKDILNDDPYTWDTPVYGNNEYSGPDPEKADAFHGTHVAGIIAAERDNGLGVNGVANNVEIMVLRAVSQADEYDKDIAKAIRYAADNGATVINGSFGKYHSTNPEWVWEAIKYAESKDVLFVNAAGNEGIDTDFTQVYPQDQELAGAEISDNFITVGALNYEYGSGLLANFSNYGKSSVDVFAPGVAIYSTAPNNEYRNAGGTSMAAPATAGVAAVIRSQYPKLTAAQVKQVIMDSGLTTSARVVLGGNAEDMKPFGETTVSGKMVNLYNALILASKM; encoded by the coding sequence ATGAAATATTCAATTTTAAAATCTGCCTTGTTTACTATAGCTGCGACAGGCTTTCTAGTAAGTTGTGGTAGTGGTGGAGCGATAGTTTCTCCTCCCATAGGAAACATTGATAGCACTCCTTTAAAAACCCAAGAGCTTACTGAAGAGCAAGCAAAAAACTGGAAAGACTACGATCTAGTAACGGATACTATTCCAGGAATGAGTATCAATAAGGCATACACAGAAATATTAAAAGGTAAAAAAGGTAAAACTGTTATCGTTGCTGTAATTGACTCAGGAATAGATGTAGAACATGAAGATCTAGATGATGTGATCTGGACTAATGAAGATGAAATCCCTAACAATGGTAAGGATGATGATAATAACGGTTATATAGATGATATTCATGGCTGGAATTTCTTAGGTGATATCGTAGATGAAAACCTGGAATATGAACGTATTGTAAGAGATAAAGCTATGTTGCCTGCAGATATGGTTGCAAAAGCACAAAAAGAATATGATAAAAAAGTAGAAGAAGCTGCTCAACAAAAAGCTTTTTATGAGCAACAAATAGCTGCGGTAAAAGGATTTGACGCAAAATTAGAAGCTGCCACTGGAAAAGAAGACTATACCTTAGAAGATGTTAATGCTGTTGACGCTGGAGATGACCAAGAGTTAGTACAAGCAAAAGGTATTGCAGGTAGAGTATTCCCGCAATATGAAAGTTTTAAAGCGCTTATTGGACTTTTACAAGATGAGGTAGATGGTTTAACAGCTTTACTAAATGGTGATAAAATCAAAACAAATTACCGTAAGGATATTTTAAATGATGATCCTTACACATGGGATACTCCAGTTTACGGGAACAATGAATACTCCGGTCCAGATCCTGAGAAAGCAGATGCATTTCATGGAACACACGTTGCTGGAATCATAGCAGCAGAGCGTGATAATGGCTTAGGTGTTAATGGTGTAGCAAATAACGTAGAGATCATGGTATTAAGAGCTGTTTCTCAAGCAGATGAGTATGATAAAGATATCGCAAAAGCTATACGTTACGCTGCTGACAATGGCGCAACTGTTATTAATGGTAGTTTCGGTAAATATCATTCTACAAATCCAGAATGGGTTTGGGAAGCAATCAAATATGCTGAAAGTAAAGATGTATTATTTGTAAATGCAGCCGGTAATGAAGGTATAGATACTGATTTCACACAAGTATATCCACAAGATCAAGAATTAGCTGGTGCTGAAATTTCTGATAACTTTATCACAGTAGGAGCATTGAACTATGAATACGGTTCTGGTTTATTAGCTAATTTTTCAAATTACGGTAAAAGTAGTGTAGATGTATTTGCTCCTGGAGTGGCAATTTACTCTACGGCACCAAATAACGAATACCGCAATGCTGGTGGTACTTCTATGGCTGCCCCTGCAACCGCTGGTGTAGCAGCAGTAATAAGATCACAATACCCTAAGCTTACCGCAGCTCAGGTAAAGCAAGTTATAATGGATAGTGGATTAACAACGAGCGCCAGAGTTGTTTTAGGAGGAAATGCAGAGGATATGAAACCATTTGGAGAAACTACAGTTTCAGGTAAAATGGTGAATCTATACAATGCATTAATTCTTGCTTCCAAAATGTAA
- a CDS encoding MBL fold metallo-hydrolase codes for MKIHSIEAGNFKLDGGAMFGVVPKSLWTRTNPADSNNMIDMAARCLLIENRDRLTLLDTGMGKKQSEKFFGYYYMDHKYDLDSSLKEKGFSRDDITDVFLTHLHFDHCGGVIQKSSKGDFYEPAFAKAEIHTNSSHWKWATEPNAREKASFLKENINPIEESGQLKFISQNSSYEKQNEMDFDILFVDGHTEKMMIPHIHIDGKTFVYMADLLPTAGHIPLPYVMGYDTRPLLTLGEKEKFLNEAATKGYYLILEHDPYNEIITVKHTEKGVRLDKTFTFKDLL; via the coding sequence ATGAAAATACATTCTATAGAAGCTGGAAATTTTAAACTAGATGGTGGTGCCATGTTTGGAGTTGTGCCTAAATCTCTTTGGACACGCACTAATCCTGCCGATTCTAACAACATGATAGATATGGCAGCTAGATGCCTGCTCATTGAAAACAGAGATCGATTGACGCTACTGGATACTGGGATGGGAAAGAAACAGTCAGAGAAATTTTTTGGATACTACTACATGGATCATAAATACGATCTTGATAGCTCTTTGAAAGAAAAAGGTTTTTCTCGTGATGATATCACAGACGTCTTTTTAACGCATTTGCACTTTGACCATTGCGGTGGAGTGATTCAAAAAAGTAGTAAAGGAGATTTTTATGAGCCCGCTTTCGCGAAAGCGGAAATCCATACCAACTCAAGTCACTGGAAATGGGCTACCGAGCCTAACGCTCGTGAGAAAGCAAGTTTTCTTAAGGAAAATATCAATCCTATTGAAGAAAGTGGTCAATTGAAGTTTATTTCTCAAAACAGTTCTTATGAGAAGCAAAACGAAATGGACTTTGACATTCTATTTGTAGATGGTCATACAGAAAAAATGATGATTCCTCATATACATATAGACGGTAAAACCTTTGTCTACATGGCAGATTTGCTTCCTACAGCAGGACATATTCCACTTCCTTATGTTATGGGCTATGATACGAGACCACTACTTACATTAGGAGAGAAAGAAAAATTCTTAAATGAAGCCGCAACTAAAGGCTACTACTTGATACTCGAGCATGATCCTTATAATGAGATTATCACTGTAAAGCATACAGAAAAAGGTGTGCGACTAGATAAAACATTTACTTTTAAAGATTTATTATAA